One stretch of Arthrobacter polaris DNA includes these proteins:
- a CDS encoding Rho termination factor N-terminal domain-containing protein has protein sequence MTETVTSAAAPKAADLDTTATSAPAKSAGLAGLKLAQLQILAGQLGITGGSRMRKGDLVDAISAHQRGSSVVDRPARTTAKTTENATASNGSKRGAAAKKSAEPAAELAAAGTATSVASDNLTNGDTSTAAERPARGRGRTRRAASSDGVITTGTPVVAQDTTAAAPTAAAPLPQPLCHSGERGRGTCNC, from the coding sequence GTGACCGAAACTGTAACTTCAGCCGCTGCTCCCAAAGCTGCTGATTTGGACACCACCGCTACATCAGCACCCGCCAAGTCCGCAGGACTGGCTGGCCTGAAACTGGCCCAGCTGCAGATTCTGGCTGGCCAGCTGGGTATCACAGGTGGTTCGAGGATGCGCAAGGGTGACCTTGTTGACGCAATCTCAGCACACCAGCGTGGGTCTTCCGTTGTTGACCGCCCGGCCCGCACAACGGCTAAGACTACTGAGAACGCCACCGCTTCCAACGGTTCCAAGCGTGGAGCTGCGGCCAAGAAGTCAGCCGAGCCTGCCGCTGAATTAGCCGCTGCAGGGACCGCCACCTCAGTGGCCAGTGATAACCTCACCAACGGCGATACCAGCACTGCTGCTGAGCGTCCGGCCCGAGGCCGCGGCCGCACTCGCCGTGCTGCCAGCAGTGATGGTGTCATCACCACAGGCACCCCTGTTGTTGCTCAGGACACCACTGCCGCAGCCCCAACTGCCGCAGCCCCTCTGCCACAGCCCCTCTGCCACAGCGGAGAGCGTGGCCGTGGAACCTGCAACTGCTGA
- the thrB gene encoding homoserine kinase, with the protein MXATATVRVPGTSANLGPGFDSLGLAVSLYDTLSITVLAAPELDFELSGEGVADLPRDASHLVVKTLDVAWARLGYSRPGLRVSAENVLPHGRGLGSSASAIVAAIMAANALVAPADQQNKAWVLQLAAELEXHXDNVAPAIFGAVAVSWQEGLGYASAKVTPSDLVVPVVAIPDVELKTERARGMLPATVPHADAAANSGRAALLMHALTAEPALLLAGTRDYLHQDYRAAAMPESASLVAALRAQGHAAFISGAGPTVMVLANGEAEAVSIVARITELGSDAQIVAQRAVSWRVLRLQVDLEGAKVEVHPGS; encoded by the coding sequence ATGNGGGCCACAGCCACTGTGCGCGTCCCCGGCACCAGCGCCAATCTTGGCCCCGGCTTTGATTCACTGGGTTTGGCAGTTTCGCTCTATGACACTCTGAGCATTACAGTTTTGGCTGCGCCTGAGCTGGACTTTGAGCTGAGCGGGGAAGGAGTGGCGGATCTCCCACGCGATGCCAGCCACCTCGTCGTGAAAACCTTGGACGTTGCCTGGGCGCGTCTGGGCTACAGCCGTCCTGGACTGCGGGTCAGCGCAGAAAACGTGCTCCCACACGGCCGTGGGCTGGGCTCCTCGGCATCAGCCATTGTGGCGGCCATCATGGCAGCCAACGCTCTGGTGGCGCCAGCGGACCAACAAAACAAGGCATGGGTTCTGCAATTGGCAGCAGAGCTCGAGNGGCACNCCGATAACGTGGCCCCCGCGATCTTTGGGGCCGTAGCAGTCTCGTGGCAAGAAGGCCTGGGATATGCCAGCGCCAAGGTCACGCCGTCGGACTTGGTAGTGCCCGTTGTTGCCATCCCCGATGTGGAACTTAAAACAGAGCGTGCCCGAGGCATGCTCCCCGCCACTGTGCCCCATGCTGATGCGGCGGCCAATTCAGGCCGTGCGGCGTTGCTGATGCATGCCTTGACGGCTGAGCCTGCCTTGCTGCTGGCTGGTACCCGCGACTATTTACATCAGGATTACCGTGCTGCGGCCATGCCAGAAAGTGCGTCTCTGGTGGCGGCCTTGCGCGCGCAGGGTCATGCGGCATTCATTTCAGGGGCCGGACCAACAGTGATGGTGCTCGCCAACGGTGAGGCAGAGGCGGTCTCAATTGTGGCGCGTATCACTGAACTGGGGTCAGATGCTCAAATTGTTGCCCAACGCGCCGTGTCTTGGCGGGTTTTGCGGCTCCAAGTTGACCTTGAAGGTGCTAAAGTAGAAGTGCATCCCGGATCATAA
- the thrC gene encoding threonine synthase encodes MAHQWRGVVREYAERLPVTAETKIITLXEGGTPLVYAQALSELTGSKVYLKVEGMNPTGSFKDRGMTMAMTAAVAAGAKAVVCASTGNTSASAAAYAKAAGLTCAVLVPEGKISMGKMSQAVAHGATILQVDGNFDNCLDVARKLADSYPVFLVNSVNPARIEGQKTGAFEVVDALGDAPDYHVLPVGNAGNISAYWRGYKEYCAPYESAENGTLPAVSTHTXIMWGFQAAGAAPFVAXHPITHPDTIATAIRIGNPASWDMAIAARDESGGVIEAVTDEEILAAHRWLSAKEGVFVEPGSAAGVAGLIKKHAAGDVPKNKTIVITVTGHGLKDPDWALKNADGSSAQPKSVPFDVVTVANALGLTD; translated from the coding sequence ATGGCTCATCAGTGGCGCGGAGTAGTCCGCGAATATGCAGAGCGTTTGCCGGTAACGGCCGAAACTAAGATCATCACGCTGNGGGAGGGCGGCACACCGTTGGTGTACGCCCAGGCCCTTTCGGAGCTGACGGGTTCCAAGGTGTACTTAAAGGTGGAGGGCATGAACCCCACTGGATCCTTCAAGGACCGCGGCATGACCATGGCCATGACGGCCGCAGTCGCCGCCGGTGCCAAAGCAGTGGTGTGTGCCTCCACAGGTAACACGTCTGCTTCAGCCGCCGCGTACGCGAAGGCCGCAGGGCTGACCTGTGCAGTCTTGGTCCCGGAAGGCAAGATCTCCATGGGCAAGATGAGCCAGGCTGTTGCCCATGGCGCCACCATCTTACAAGTTGATGGTAACTTCGATAACTGCCTAGACGTTGCCCGCAAACTGGCAGATTCCTACCCAGTTTTCCTGGTGAACTCTGTCAATCCTGCCCGTATTGAGGGTCAGAAGACAGGTGCCTTTGAAGTGGTTGACGCTTTGGGTGACGCCCCTGATTATCATGTGCTGCCTGTGGGCAACGCAGGGAACATCAGCGCTTACTGGAGGGGGTACAAGGAGTACTGTGCCCCGTACGAGTCTGCTGAAAACGGCACACTGCCGGCAGTGTCAACGCACACCNCCATCATGTGGGGCTTCCAGGCCGCAGGTGCTGCACCCTTCGTTGCGNGGCACCCCATCACACATCCGGACACCATCGCCACGGCGATCCGCATCGGCAACCCCGCATCATGGGACATGGCTATTGCAGCGCGTGATGAGTCCGGTGGCGTCATTGAAGCTGTCACGGATGAGGAAATCCTTGCCGCTCACCGATGGCTCTCTGCCAAAGAAGGCGTCTTTGTTGAGCCGGGTTCTGCAGCTGGTGTTGCGGGCTTGATCAAGAAGCATGCAGCCGGGGACGTCCCCAAGAACAAGACCATCGTCATCACTGTCACGGGCCACGGCTTGAAGGATCCGGATTGGGCCCTGAAGAATGCGGACGGCAGCTCAGCACAGCCAAAGTCTGTTCCCTTTGACGTAGTGACAGTTGCCAACGCACTGGGCCTGACGGACTAG
- the lysA gene encoding diaminopimelate decarboxylase has protein sequence MTNTTQQVAGAELAPAWLPTAGDLNTLVPAMWAHDVERAGHGELTISGIRVRELQAQFGTPLFVMSEDDFRSRARMFKDAFDTAFADICGGVDVYYAGKAFLCTEVARWVDSEGLRLDTCSGGELAVAKRAGLTGKSXGLHGNNKSDAEINRALDMDLGRIVVDSLHELKRVAELAAARNTRANVMLRLTPGVHAHTHESIATAHEDQXFGLSFIAEDPEALGMSAAEAASXMAVEAESINXLGFHAHIGSQIFEAEGFEIAARKLLAFTHEIQNTYAITLPELDLXXGYGIAYTAVDAPRPAGEVVAAMADVVRETCAELNMTCPRISIEPGRAIAGSTTFTLYETGTLKTVQVEVAGQSDVTAPRRYVSVDGGMSDNARPVLYEADYSAVLASRSSNAGAALSRVVGKHCESGDIVVRDVYLPNDVAAGDLLAVPGTGAYCWALASNYNYVPRPPVVAVKNGVARLIVRGETEDDLLARDLGA, from the coding sequence ATGACTAATACAACACAGCAGGTTGCCGGCGCAGAGTTGGCACCGGCGTGGCTGCCCACGGCAGGGGATCTTAATACGTTGGTGCCAGCGATGTGGGCGCACGACGTCGAACGCGCCGGACACGGTGAACTCACTATCAGCGGTATCCGGGTCAGGGAACTTCAAGCACAGTTCGGCACCCCGTTGTTTGTGATGAGCGAGGACGATTTCCGTTCACGGGCACGCATGTTCAAGGACGCTTTCGATACCGCCTTTGCCGATATTTGCGGCGGCGTGGACGTCTATTACGCGGGCAAAGCGTTCCTGTGCACTGAAGTGGCCCGCTGGGTTGACTCCGAAGGTTTGCGCCTTGACACCTGTTCAGGCGGCGAGCTGGCCGTTGCCAAGCGCGCTGGCCTGACGGGGAAAAGCNTCGGCTTGCACGGGAACAACAAATCGGATGCCGAAATCAACCGTGCACTGGATATGGATCTGGGCCGCATTGTGGTGGATAGCTTGCACGAGCTCAAGCGCGTTGCTGAGCTGGCAGCGGCGAGAAATACTCGGGCCAACGTCATGCTGCGTCTGACACCGGGCGTCCATGCCCACACCCACGAATCCATTGCCACAGCGCATGAGGACCAANAATTTGGTCTCAGTTTTATCGCCGAGGACCCCGAAGCGCTCGGTATGAGCGCCGCGGAAGCTGCCTCANAAATGGCAGTTGAAGCTGAGAGCATCAATNTTTTGGGCTTCCACGCCCACATTGGCTCACAGATCTTCGAGGCTGAAGGCTTCGAAATTGCTGCCCGCAAACTCCTGGCCTTCACCCATGAAATCCAGAACACGTACGCGATCACACTGCCTGAGCTGGACCTGNGGNGTGGTTACGGGATCGCCTACACGGCAGTGGATGCCCCGCGCCCGGCAGGCGAGGTTGTTGCGGCGATGGCCGACGTCGTCCGCGAAACCTGCGCCGAGTTGAACATGACGTGCCCACGGATCTCCATTGAGCCAGGGCGTGCCATTGCTGGCAGCACCACATTTACGTTGTACGAGACGGGTACGTTGAAAACCGTGCAGGTGGAAGTGGCCGGCCAAAGTGATGTGACGGCCCCGAGGCGTTATGTTTCGGTGGACGGTGGCATGAGCGATAACGCCCGCCCGGTGCTTTATGAAGCGGATTATTCAGCAGTTCTAGCTAGCCGCAGTAGTAATGCTGGTGCTGCCTTGTCCCGAGTGGTGGGCAAACATTGCGAGAGTGGTGACATAGTTGTTAGAGATGTATATCTGCCCAATGACGTGGCGGCTGGAGATCTGCTAGCAGTTCCCGGAACGGGTGCGTATTGCTGGGCACTTGCCAGCAACTACAACTACGTGCCCAGGCCACCTGTGGTGGCTGTTAAGAACGGCGTCGCACGCTTGATTGTGCGCGGCGAAACAGAAGACGATTTGCTGGCACGCGATTTAGGGGCCTAG
- the argS gene encoding arginine--tRNA ligase — protein sequence MTPEELSAAITSCLKDAVDAGELTVPAAALPTEVRVERPKSRDHGDWATNIALQLAKPAAVAPRKIAEILQTRLSQIPGVSKVDIAGPGFLNITVDAAAAGELAKAIIEAGAAYGTNAQMAGTKINLEFVSANPTGPIHLGGTRWAAVGDSLARIFQSQGADVTREYYFNDHGNQIDKFARSLLASAQGEPAPEDGYGGAYIEDIAKEVMANNPQILAAQDPQEEFRAQGVELMFAAIRSSLHEFGVDFDVYFHENSLFEDGAVNQLLEQLKGSGNMYLKDGAWWLNSTEFGDDKDRVVIKSDGNAAYIAGDIAYFKNKRDRGFDLCVYMLGADHHGYVARLKAAAAAMGDDANRVEVIIGQMVNLVQDGKPVRMSKRAGTVVTMEDLVEVVGTDAARYXLTRVSSDSNIDIDLNVLTKRSNENPVFYVQYAHARTRAVGRNAAATGVERTAFDAGTLDHATESELLAVLGQYXGVLIQAASFREPHRVARHLEVIAGAYHRWYDACRVTPMGEEAVTDVNRTRLWLNDAVGQVLANGLSLLGVSAPERM from the coding sequence GTGACTCCTGAAGAACTTTCTGCCGCCATTACCTCCTGCCTCAAAGATGCCGTCGACGCCGGTGAACTCACCGTTCCCGCCGCGGCCCTGCCCACAGAAGTCCGGGTGGAACGGCCCAAGAGCCGCGATCACGGCGACTGGGCAACCAACATTGCCCTTCAGCTGGCCAAGCCAGCCGCTGTTGCGCCACGGAAGATCGCCGAGATTCTACAGACCCGCCTGTCCCAAATCCCCGGTGTTTCCAAAGTCGACATTGCCGGTCCCGGTTTCTTGAACATCACCGTGGACGCCGCTGCAGCCGGGGAACTGGCCAAGGCCATCATTGAGGCAGGCGCCGCTTACGGTACCAACGCTCAGATGGCTGGCACGAAGATCAACCTTGAGTTTGTCTCAGCCAACCCCACCGGCCCCATCCACCTAGGTGGTACCCGCTGGGCCGCCGTGGGCGATTCCCTGGCCCGGATCTTCCAATCCCAGGGTGCTGATGTGACCCGCGAGTATTACTTCAACGATCACGGCAACCAGATTGATAAGTTTGCCCGCTCCCTTCTTGCCAGCGCCCAGGGCGAACCGGCACCGGAAGATGGCTACGGCGGAGCGTACATCGAGGACATCGCCAAGGAAGTCATGGCGAACAACCCGCAGATCCTGGCCGCACAAGACCCGCAAGAAGAGTTTCGCGCCCAGGGTGTGGAACTCATGTTCGCCGCGATCCGGTCATCCCTGCACGAGTTCGGCGTCGACTTTGACGTGTATTTCCACGAGAATTCGCTCTTTGAGGACGGCGCTGTCAACCAACTGTTGGAGCAGCTCAAGGGCTCCGGCAACATGTACCTAAAGGACGGTGCGTGGTGGCTGAACTCCACCGAATTCGGTGATGACAAGGATCGGGTGGTCATCAAGTCTGATGGCAACGCCGCATATATCGCCGGTGACATCGCCTACTTCAAGAACAAGCGTGACCGCGGCTTTGACCTGTGCGTGTACATGCTCGGTGCCGATCACCACGGCTATGTGGCTCGGCTGAAGGCCGCTGCTGCAGCCATGGGCGATGACGCCAACCGGGTTGAGGTCATCATTGGTCAGATGGTGAACTTGGTCCAGGACGGCAAGCCCGTGCGCATGTCCAAGCGTGCTGGCACGGTTGTCACCATGGAAGACCTTGTGGAGGTGGTGGGCACTGACGCTGCCCGTTACCNNCTGACAAGGGTCTCTTCGGATTCAAACATCGACATTGACCTGAACGTGCTCACTAAGCGCTCCAACGAAAACCCGGTGTTCTACGTCCAGTACGCTCATGCACGTACCCGTGCAGTGGGCCGCAACGCCGCGGCCACAGGAGTGGAACGGACAGCGTTCGACGCCGGCACACTGGACCACGCCACCGAATCTGAACTGCTGGCGGTATTGGGCCAGTACNCCGGGGTCCTGATTCAGGCTGCCTCCTTCCGCGAACCGCACCGTGTGGCCCGCCACCTGGAGGTCATCGCCGGTGCTTATCACCGCTGGTATGACGCCTGCCGCGTCACTCCCATGGGTGAGGAAGCCGTCACCGATGTCAACCGCACGCGTCTGTGGCTCAACGACGCCGTGGGCCAGGTTCTTGCCAATGGACTCTCCCTGTTGGGCGTAAGCGCTCCGGAACGGATGTAA
- a CDS encoding CynX/NimT family MFS transporter — MTLRGAVTVVPPLISTIDADLPLSAATIGILGMLPTAAFGLFGFLTPYVIRLASLEKLIVASILLGIVGQVVRVMVPTTPLFLIXSVVAFGGLGAGNVLLPPLVKKHFPTKIGLMTAVYVTAISIGTALPAQLSVPMSDATSWQFSLASWAGLSTVALIPWFVAFFSQRTAXQHRPPHHRLPPWPAVRVRGAEYPFHTGCTPPAKMNLWRSPTAWXLTLMFGCTSLNTYALFAWLPEILTEAGLDRSHAGSMLALXGALGLPLSLLIXLIAAKLRNPFPAVLVMLSCFIAGYLGLLLSPASGTWLWVSLAGLGPGTFPLALLLINHRTRTQVGAGALSGFGQGMGYTLACAGPLFFGLLRQWTGSWTAPFIFLFATLLLLGAGAFIICRPRMLEDDFEPRTAES, encoded by the coding sequence TTGACCTTGCGCGGGGCCGTGACTGTGGTGCCGCCGCTGATCTCAACCATTGATGCGGACCTTCCGCTCAGTGCGGCCACCATCGGCATCCTGGGCATGCTCCCCACGGCAGCTTTTGGCCTGTTCGGGTTTCTGACACCGTATGTGATCCGTCTGGCATCGTTGGAAAAGCTCATTGTCGCCTCGATCCTATTAGGCATCGTGGGCCAGGTGGTCCGTGTCATGGTACCCACCACGCCGCTTTTTCTGATTNTTTCCGTGGTTGCTTTTGGTGGTCTAGGAGCCGGAAACGTCCTGTTGCCTCCGCTGGTCAAGAAGCACTTTCCCACTAAAATCGGCCTCATGACTGCGGTTTATGTCACGGCGATTTCCATCGGCACCGCCCTTCCTGCCCAGCTTTCGGTGCCCATGTCCGACGCCACCAGCTGGCAATTTTCGTTAGCCTCCTGGGCCGGCTTGAGTACCGTGGCCTTGATTCCGTGGTTTGTGGCGTTCTTTTCCCAGCGCACGGCGCNNCAGCACCGGCCGCCGCACCACCGCCTGCCGCCGTGGCCAGCAGTGCGGGTCCGGGGAGCTGAGTATCCTTTCCACACCGGTTGCACCCCACCGGCCAAGATGAACCTGTGGCGCTCACCCACCGCTTGGNGGCTGACGCTCATGTTTGGCTGCACGTCCTTGAACACGTACGCCCTGTTTGCCTGGCTGCCGGAAATCCTCACGGAGGCCGGTTTGGACAGGTCACATGCTGGTTCGATGTTGGCGCTTNTTGGTGCCCTGGGACTGCCGTTGAGCTTGCTGATCNCCCTCATTGCAGCGAAGTTGCGTAACCCTTTCCCTGCTGTCCTGGTCATGCTGAGCTGTTTCATCGCCGGCTACCTGGGCCTTCTGCTCTCACCGGCCAGCGGCACCTGGCTCTGGGTTTCCTTGGCGGGGCTGGGGCCGGGCACGTTCCCGCTGGCCCTGTTGCTGATCAATCACCGGACTCGCACCCAGGTGGGTGCCGGGGCGCTTTCGGGGTTCGGCCAGGGTATGGGGTACACACTGGCGTGCGCTGGGCCGTTGTTCTTTGGCTTGCTGCGCCAATGGACGGGGTCCTGGACCGCGCCGTTCATATTCTTGTTCGCGACCTTGCTGCTGTTGGGTGCCGGAGCGTTCATCATTTGCCGTCCTCGCATGCTCGAGGACGACTTCGAACCGCGCACAGCCGAGTCCTGA
- a CDS encoding PadR family transcriptional regulator → MQESAKASDGRFSLKATTLYAALERLERDGLVAADGEEIVAGRARRYYRLTEQGAAKLDHEVTALEAQAKVARARLAGHSFALTTTGFSQ, encoded by the coding sequence ATGCAGGAGAGCGCCAAAGCCTCCGATGGCCGGTTTTCCCTCAAAGCCACCACGTTGTACGCGGCGTTGGAACGGCTGGAGAGGGACGGGCTGGTTGCCGCGGACGGGGAAGAAATCGTTGCTGGACGGGCACGCAGGTATTACCGGCTGACGGAGCAGGGCGCGGCAAAACTCGATCATGAGGTGACGGCCCTGGAAGCGCAGGCCAAGGTAGCCCGCGCCCGGCTCGCCGGCCACAGCTTTGCCCTCACAACCACCGGATTTTCCCAGTGA
- a CDS encoding GH1 family beta-glucosidase produces MDKPSFPVFPRDFVWGVSTASYQIEGAVTEDGXGPSSWDAFVAQPGRILNGDTGEIACDHYHRYPEDTALMKELGIDAYRFSFSWSRIQPGGSGAVNPAGLGLYDRLVDGLLEAGIAPSPTLFHWDTPLELEQAGGWLNRDTAARFGEYAHIVGEHFADRIPRWITINEPVVLTMLGYGAGIQAPGLELGFDALPAAHHLLLAHGLGVQALRSVGATNIGIANNHALTLPASEREKDLAAAGLYDNIANWIFADPILTGAYPKELAPFLPPVPDGDMAIISTPIDWYGINSYNPTLVGAPTSGEAALIDGHELDSSLPFSLREIEGYPRTDFDWPVVPAAFTELLVGFKERYGDKLPPIYITENGAAINDGPDDDGRVPDARRIEYTDAHLRALKSAMDAGVDVRGYFHWSLMDNFEWAVGYSQRFGLVHVDYVTXKRTPKDSFYWYQELIRTNKGRA; encoded by the coding sequence ATGGACAAGCCCAGCTTCCCCGTNTTTCCGCGCGACTTTGTGTGGGGCGTTTCCACCGCCTCCTACCAAATCGAGGGAGCCGTCACCGAAGACGGCAGNGGGCCCTCCAGTTGGGACGCGTTCGTGGCCCAACCCGGNCGGATCCTCAACGGGGACACCGGTGAGATCGCCTGCGACCACTACCACCGGTACCCTGAAGACACCGCGCTCATGAAGGAACTGGGCATTGACGCCTACCGGTTCAGTTTCTCCTGGTCTCGCATCCAGCCCGGCGGATCCGGGGCGGTGAACCCGGCGGGCCTNGGACTTTATGACAGGCTCGTTGACGGACTGTTGGAGGCCGGCATCGCCCCGAGCCCCACCCTGTTCCACTGGGACACCCCGTTGGAACTGGAGCAGGCTGGCGGCTGGCTCAACCGGGACACCGCCGCACGTTTTGGCGAGTACGCGCACATCGTGGGTGAGCACTTCGCGGACAGGATTCCGCGCTGGATCACCATCAACGAACCCGTTGTCCTGACCATGCTGGGCTACGGGGCAGGTATCCAGGCTCCCGGACTTGAACTTGGCTTCGACGCTTTGCCTGCCGCACATCACCTCCTGCTGGCCCACGGCCTCGGCGTCCAGGCGCTGCGTTCGGTAGGGGCCACCAACATTGGCATCGCCAACAACCATGCGCTCACCTTGCCGGCCAGCGAACGCGAGAAGGACCTGGCAGCCGCCGGGCTCTATGACAACATCGCCAACTGGATCTTTGCCGATCCCATCCTCACCGGCGCTTACCCGAAGGAGCTGGCACCGTTCTTACCGCCTGTTCCCGACGGAGATATGGCCATCATCTCCACTCCCATCGACTGGTACGGCATCAACTCCTACAATCCCACCCTGGTCGGCGCGCCCACCTCCGGNGAGGCCGCACTCATTGACGGGCACGAACTCGATTCATCCCTGCCCTTCTCCTTGCGGGAGATTGAGGGCTACCCGCGCACCGACTTTGACTGGCCGGTGGTCCCCGCGGCGTTCACCGAACTGCTGGTGGGTTTCAAGGAGCGCTACGGCGATAAGCTCCCGCCCATCTACATCACCGAAAATGGTGCCGCCATCAATGATGGTCCGGACGACGACGGACGGGTGCCGGATGCGCGCAGGATCGAGTACACCGATGCCCATCTCCGCGCACTCAAGTCGGCCATGGATGCCGGCGTTGACGTCCGCGGCTACTTCCACTGGTCGCTCATGGACAACTTTGAGTGGGCCGTGGGCTACTCCCAACGCTTCGGCCTGGTCCATGTCGACTATGTGACCCANAAACGTACGCCCAAGGACTCCTTCTACTGGTACCAGGAACTGATCCGCACCAACAAAGGACGTGCCTAG
- a CDS encoding sulfatase, producing the protein MKAIVVMFDTLNRRFLPPYGNDWVKAPNFQRLAECTATXDNCYGGSMPCMPARRELHTGRYNFYTGVGPLEPFDDSVPEILKQAGVYTHLATDHQHYWLDGGATYHPRFNTFELIRGQEGDEWKGQVGDRDLSDVLAXSSNQTLRRQDRINRGYLSDEADHPQTGTFDAGLHFIEANHGEDKWMVQIETFDPHEPFFSYEQYKAMYPHDYDGPEFDWPDYKQTTESVQELAHLRYEYAALLSMCDNSLGRVLDAMDEHQLWEDTMLIVCTDHGLLLGEHDWLGKXAPPFYDETIHTPLFIWDPRTGVRGERRESLVQTIDLGPTLLDFFGLESTADMQGRPLQGTVAHDTPVREAGLFGIHGXHVSVTDGRYVYMRACARPGNAPLVDYTLMPTSMRGRFPAEILSQATLVDPLPXSKGMPVLRVPAYSYTDPHSFGTLLXDLQNDPEQQQPLRDDELELRMAITLVELMRQNAAPPEQFERLGLPERGPVTEEHLLVAAQWEQVLSSRSGPVNAAEFADGRINVNQPLRELLAEPAALAVLRMRLGALVDSPLPDEALGMTLVEITNLAFGIIGHEALRGIAEDFAALSKR; encoded by the coding sequence GTGAAAGCCATTGTGGTCATGTTTGACACCCTGAACCGTCGCTTCCTGCCGCCCTACGGCAACGACTGGGTGAAGGCGCCGAACTTCCAGAGATTGGCTGAGTGCACTGCCACTNTTGATAATTGTTATGGCGGCAGCATGCCGTGTATGCCTGCGCGGCGGGAATTACACACAGGACGCTACAACTTTTACACCGGGGTGGGGCCGCTGGAGCCCTTTGACGATTCTGTGCCAGAGATCCTCAAACAAGCCGGCGTCTACACTCACCTTGCTACCGACCACCAGCACTACTGGCTCGACGGCGGAGCCACCTACCATCCGCGGTTCAACACCTTCGAGTTGATCCGCGGGCAGGAAGGGGATGAGTGGAAAGGCCAAGTGGGTGATAGGGACCTCTCCGATGTGCTTGCTNTTTCCAGCAACCAAACCCTGCGCCGCCAGGACCGGATCAACCGTGGCTACCTGAGTGATGAAGCCGACCATCCACAAACCGGCACCTTCGACGCCGGGCTGCACTTCATCGAGGCCAACCACGGTGAGGACAAGTGGATGGTGCAGATCGAGACCTTCGATCCCCACGAACCCTTCTTTAGTTATGAGCAATACAAGGCGATGTATCCACACGATTACGACGGGCCGGAGTTTGACTGGCCCGATTACAAACAAACCACCGAATCTGTGCAGGAGCTGGCTCATCTGAGGTACGAGTATGCTGCTCTGCTGTCCATGTGCGACAACTCGCTGGGCCGGGTTCTTGACGCCATGGATGAGCACCAGCTGTGGGAAGACACCATGCTCATTGTCTGCACCGATCATGGGCTGTTGCTGGGAGAGCACGACTGGCTGGGGAAANACGCACCGCCGTTTTACGATGAAACCATCCACACCCCGCTGTTTATTTGGGACCCGCGCACGGGAGTTCGTGGGGAACGGCGTGAGTCACTGGTGCAGACTATCGATCTGGGCCCCACACTCTTGGACTTCTTCGGCCTTGAATCGACAGCAGATATGCAAGGACGCCCACTGCAGGGAACCGTTGCCCATGACACTCCCGTGCGCGAAGCAGGTCTATTTGGTATTCACGGGNGGCACGTCAGCGTTACCGATGGTCGCTACGTGTATATGCGTGCCTGTGCCCGCCCAGGAAATGCGCCACTAGTTGATTACACCTTGATGCCCACCAGTATGCGCGGGCGTTTCCCGGCGGAGATTCTCAGCCAAGCCACGTTGGTGGACCCACTGCCTNTTAGCAAGGGCATGCCAGTCTTGCGGGTCCCTGCCTACAGCTACACAGACCCGCACAGCTTTGGCACACTGCTTNTTGACCTTCAGAATGATCCGGAGCAGCAACAGCCCTTGCGCGACGACGAACTCGAGTTGCGTATGGCCATCACCCTTGTTGAGCTGATGCGCCAGAACGCGGCGCCACCGGAACAATTTGAACGGTTGGGCCTGCCCGAACGGGGGCCGGTGACTGAGGAGCACTTGCTGGTGGCTGCACAATGGGAACAGGTGTTGTCTTCGCGCAGCGGCCCAGTCAATGCAGCTGAGTTTGCTGATGGCCGGATCAATGTCAACCAGCCCCTGCGCGAACTGCTCGCAGAACCCGCAGCATTGGCGGTGCTGCGGATGCGGCTGGGTGCGCTGGTGGATAGCCCGCTACCGGATGAAGCTCTGGGGATGACACTTGTGGAGATCACGAACCTGGCCTTCGGCATCATTGGACACGAGGCCTTGCGCGGGATTGCCGAAGACTTCGCCGCACTCTCTAAGCGCTAA